Proteins encoded in a region of the Gammaproteobacteria bacterium genome:
- a CDS encoding parallel beta-helix domain-containing protein, with protein sequence MNSSKFFQPGYFCSILLAVLTACGESEPPAPTITFEEELQTRLINATPGDIIEIPAGVHEFTRSLSLTVNDITLRGAGMNDSILSFKNQQQGAEGLLVSANNFAIEDLAIEDTIGDALKVNQSTNVTIRRVRTEWTGGPLSTNGAYGIYPVQSTNVLIEESVAIGASDAGIYVGQSSQIIVRNSRAEYNVAGIEIENSTYADVYDNVATNNTGGILVFDLPDLPVQGGQATRVFNNQIVGNNTENFAPAGNIVANVPPGTGLLILANDNIEVFDNEFSDNGNVNIMIYSYVLGGRTVEDPNYDPYPEKIYIHGNRFSGGGTKPRHPLLVKLNNSTGQPIPNIAWGGILKPGTENQDLICLENNGEESFVNLNGGGDPLFEITAHRCNLPRLSAISLENP encoded by the coding sequence ATGAATTCCTCAAAATTCTTTCAGCCAGGATATTTCTGTTCGATCCTGCTGGCGGTGCTGACTGCCTGCGGAGAATCTGAACCCCCGGCCCCCACAATTACCTTTGAAGAAGAACTGCAAACGCGGCTCATCAACGCCACCCCTGGAGATATTATTGAGATCCCTGCCGGTGTACACGAATTCACCCGCAGCCTGTCTCTCACTGTTAACGACATAACCCTTCGCGGGGCAGGTATGAACGATTCCATACTTTCGTTCAAAAACCAGCAACAGGGAGCCGAGGGCCTGTTGGTAAGCGCGAATAATTTCGCTATTGAAGACCTGGCTATTGAAGACACCATCGGCGATGCCCTGAAGGTCAATCAAAGTACCAACGTAACTATACGCAGAGTCCGAACTGAATGGACTGGCGGACCTCTGTCCACCAATGGTGCTTATGGTATCTATCCGGTCCAGTCCACCAATGTCCTGATTGAGGAGTCGGTTGCAATTGGCGCCTCCGATGCTGGCATTTATGTCGGGCAATCCAGCCAGATTATCGTTCGCAACAGCAGGGCAGAATACAACGTGGCGGGAATAGAAATCGAAAATTCCACCTATGCCGATGTCTACGACAATGTCGCCACCAATAACACTGGTGGCATTCTGGTTTTCGATTTACCTGATCTACCGGTTCAGGGAGGCCAGGCAACACGGGTCTTCAACAACCAGATAGTAGGGAACAATACGGAAAATTTTGCGCCAGCGGGGAATATCGTCGCCAACGTCCCCCCTGGAACAGGACTACTGATACTGGCTAACGACAACATCGAAGTCTTTGATAATGAGTTCAGTGATAACGGCAACGTCAATATCATGATTTACAGTTATGTGCTCGGGGGAAGAACCGTTGAAGATCCCAACTACGACCCCTATCCGGAAAAAATCTATATCCATGGCAACCGGTTTTCCGGGGGCGGGACCAAGCCAAGACACCCTTTACTGGTAAAACTCAATAACAGTACCGGCCAACCGATTCCGAACATTGCATGGGGAGGAATTCTCAAACCGGGTACCGAAAATCAGGATCTTATCTGCCTCGAAAACAATGGAGAAGAAAGCTTTGTCAATCTCAATGGCGGCGGCGACCCGCTCTTCGAAATAACAGCTCACCGTTGCAACCTGCCCAGGTTGTCCGCAATTTCACTGGAAAATCCATAG
- the yaaA gene encoding peroxide stress protein YaaA codes for MLVVLSPAKSLDLESPVATRKFSQPEFLSEARKLVKDLKKLNPEELSELMHMSSKLGTLNYARFANWQTPFDKDNARPAIFTFIGDVYQGLEAKSFTSADLNYAQKHLRILSGLYGVLRPLDLMQPYRLEMGTRLATSKGQDLYGFWGRKLTSNLNEDLATEKGKILLNLASNEYFNAIDVKALDGTVITPVFKDFSNGKYRFLSFYAKQARGMMAAFVIRNRITTVEKLKEFDSAGYRFSADDSTETKLVFLRKRAA; via the coding sequence ATGTTAGTTGTATTATCGCCCGCCAAATCCCTGGACCTTGAATCCCCCGTAGCCACCCGGAAATTTTCCCAGCCGGAGTTTCTCAGCGAAGCACGGAAGCTGGTGAAAGACCTGAAAAAGCTCAATCCGGAGGAGCTTTCAGAACTGATGCACATGAGCTCCAAGCTTGGGACACTGAACTATGCGCGTTTTGCCAACTGGCAAACCCCCTTTGACAAGGATAACGCCCGGCCTGCTATCTTCACCTTCATCGGTGACGTATACCAGGGTCTGGAGGCTAAGAGCTTTACCAGTGCCGATTTGAATTATGCACAGAAACACCTGCGTATTCTATCCGGGCTTTACGGTGTGCTACGGCCCCTCGATCTTATGCAACCCTACCGCCTCGAAATGGGAACCCGGCTGGCCACCAGCAAAGGTCAGGACCTTTATGGTTTCTGGGGCCGGAAACTTACCAGCAACCTGAATGAGGATCTGGCCACTGAGAAAGGAAAGATCCTGCTCAACCTGGCGTCTAACGAGTACTTCAACGCCATTGACGTCAAGGCACTGGATGGCACGGTAATAACACCTGTGTTCAAGGATTTTTCCAACGGCAAATACCGCTTTCTGAGTTTTTATGCCAAGCAGGCGCGAGGTATGATGGCAGCGTTTGTTATCAGAAACCGGATAACCACGGTGGAGAAACTGAAAGAATTTGACTCCGCCGGTTATCGCTTCAGTGCTGATGACTCGACAGAGACAAAACTGGTTTTTCTGCGCAAGCGGGCAGCCTGA
- a CDS encoding TspO/MBR family protein: MTQTSIKKNTGALLGWLLLAFFAAGLGGLGSASAPDFYGQLNLPGWAPPAWLFGPVWSALYLMMGIASWLVWREGGFHKTRLALSLYLLQLGINSLWPWLFFAWHLGAWAFVEIVILWFVLLATLVSFRTHNVLASLFLIPYLAWVTFATALAWSAWHMNPALLG, from the coding sequence ATGACTCAAACTTCCATCAAAAAGAATACCGGTGCGCTGCTTGGCTGGTTACTGCTTGCCTTTTTTGCCGCCGGCCTTGGTGGCCTGGGGTCAGCCAGCGCACCGGATTTCTATGGGCAATTGAATCTGCCGGGGTGGGCACCTCCCGCCTGGCTCTTCGGTCCTGTATGGTCTGCCCTTTATCTTATGATGGGTATCGCCTCCTGGCTGGTCTGGCGGGAAGGAGGGTTTCACAAAACGCGCCTGGCCTTGAGCCTTTACCTGCTGCAGCTCGGCATCAATTCTCTCTGGCCTTGGTTATTCTTTGCCTGGCATCTTGGCGCATGGGCTTTTGTAGAAATTGTCATCCTGTGGTTCGTGCTACTTGCTACCCTGGTGTCGTTTCGAACTCATAATGTGCTGGCGTCACTTTTTCTGATACCTTATTTGGCCTGGGTGACGTTCGCCACAGCGCTGGCGTGGAGTGCCTGGCATATGAACCCGGCACTGTTAGGCTGA
- a CDS encoding DUF938 domain-containing protein, whose protein sequence is MTSLPFSQACENNKTFILDILHRHLQQPSSVLEIGSGTGQHAEYFASHLPHLTWQATELAENIPLLDSRLKLATLPNLPEVLALDVTRGEWPSKKVGNIFSANTLHIMGAPAVRLFFEGVARHLEPGGLLLVYGPFKYQGEYTSDSNASFDSWLKARDPVSGIRDFEVVNGYAITGGLELLEDNAMPANNQMLVWRKQ, encoded by the coding sequence GTGACATCCCTGCCCTTCAGCCAGGCCTGCGAGAATAACAAAACGTTTATTCTAGATATTCTGCACAGGCATCTGCAGCAACCGTCCAGCGTATTAGAGATTGGCAGTGGAACCGGTCAACATGCCGAGTATTTCGCCAGCCACTTGCCTCACCTGACGTGGCAGGCGACAGAACTGGCAGAAAATATCCCTCTGCTTGACAGTCGCCTCAAGCTGGCTACCCTGCCAAACCTGCCCGAGGTTCTGGCGCTTGACGTTACCCGCGGCGAATGGCCCAGCAAGAAGGTAGGCAATATTTTTTCAGCTAACACGCTGCATATCATGGGCGCGCCTGCCGTAAGGCTGTTTTTTGAGGGTGTGGCCCGCCATCTTGAACCTGGCGGGTTACTACTGGTTTATGGACCGTTCAAATATCAAGGGGAATATACCAGCGACAGTAATGCCAGTTTTGATTCCTGGCTTAAAGCCCGGGACCCGGTCAGTGGGATCAGAGATTTTGAAGTTGTTAATGGCTATGCGATAACCGGCGGACTTGAGCTGCTGGAAGATAATGCCATGCCGGCCAATAATCAGATGCTCGTGTGGCGCAAGCAATAG
- a CDS encoding DUF1330 domain-containing protein encodes MTAYVIADITVTDPDRYQEYVRLAPAFIEKHGGQYRVRGGEVDCREGDWKPQRLIVLEFPSRKNAEAFLEDPGYQQIAKIRQQCATTNLIVVESNLPGRQ; translated from the coding sequence ATGACTGCTTATGTTATTGCCGACATCACCGTAACAGATCCAGACAGATATCAGGAATATGTCCGGCTGGCACCGGCTTTCATTGAAAAGCACGGGGGTCAGTACCGGGTAAGGGGTGGCGAGGTAGACTGCCGTGAAGGTGACTGGAAGCCACAGCGGCTTATTGTGTTGGAATTTCCATCCCGGAAGAATGCCGAGGCCTTTCTGGAAGATCCAGGGTATCAACAGATAGCGAAGATCCGCCAGCAATGCGCTACTACCAATTTAATCGTTGTGGAAAGTAACCTGCCCGGCCGCCAGTAA
- a CDS encoding glutathione S-transferase family protein, whose translation MYRVYGDLLSGNCYKIKLILEFLSLPYSWQHLDILAGETQVDTFLAINSNGKVPVLQISEGEFLSESNAILNFLAEGSDWLPDTGLLRARILQWQFFEQYSHEPYIAVARYLNRYLGLPDARLDEYRSKQQGGHKALAVMERQLKDSAYLVGDRPSIADISLYAYTHVAHEGGFDLSDYPAIKGWLDRFSNLPGYVAMPGQ comes from the coding sequence ATGTATCGTGTATACGGCGATTTACTTTCGGGTAACTGCTACAAGATAAAGCTGATTCTGGAGTTTCTTTCACTTCCCTATTCCTGGCAACACCTGGATATACTCGCCGGTGAAACCCAGGTCGATACCTTTCTGGCGATTAACAGTAACGGCAAAGTTCCAGTCCTGCAGATCAGTGAGGGCGAGTTTCTCTCCGAGTCGAATGCCATTCTGAACTTCCTGGCGGAGGGCAGCGACTGGCTACCGGATACAGGCCTGCTCCGGGCCAGAATACTGCAGTGGCAGTTTTTTGAGCAATACAGTCATGAGCCCTACATTGCCGTAGCCCGCTACCTGAACAGATACCTCGGTCTGCCCGACGCGAGACTGGATGAGTATCGAAGCAAGCAGCAGGGAGGACATAAGGCGCTCGCGGTCATGGAGAGACAACTTAAAGACTCGGCTTACCTTGTTGGTGACAGGCCCAGTATTGCCGATATCAGCCTCTACGCCTACACACACGTTGCCCACGAGGGCGGATTTGACCTATCCGATTATCCCGCCATCAAGGGGTGGTTAGACCGGTTCAGTAACCTGCCAGGCTATGTTGCGATGCCTGGCCAGTAG